One Kineosporia corallincola DNA window includes the following coding sequences:
- a CDS encoding NfeD family protein — protein sequence MPDSQTIFIAAGATGFLILLLSLVLGEIGGHDGDLGHGGEAELASDAEAVAGNDIPDGSAELDAPTWFSIRVLSVALVGFGAAGFAAEATGVPTPLAWPVAGAGFLAVGAASYRFILKPLAAQQYNSLSSRYGWIGRTAVVTLDILPHGTGQVTFHDRDGARITQTASSDLGEGVPKGTTVTITELSSGAVVVHRNAFAD from the coding sequence ATGCCGGACTCGCAGACCATTTTCATCGCAGCCGGTGCGACCGGGTTCCTGATCCTTCTGCTCAGCCTGGTGCTGGGCGAGATCGGCGGGCACGACGGCGATCTGGGTCACGGGGGCGAGGCCGAGCTCGCGAGCGACGCGGAAGCCGTTGCGGGCAACGACATCCCGGACGGGTCCGCCGAGCTGGACGCACCGACCTGGTTCAGCATCCGCGTGCTGTCGGTGGCCCTGGTCGGTTTCGGTGCGGCCGGTTTCGCCGCGGAGGCGACCGGCGTTCCCACGCCGCTGGCCTGGCCGGTGGCGGGCGCCGGGTTCCTGGCGGTGGGCGCGGCCTCTTACCGCTTCATCCTGAAACCTCTTGCCGCGCAACAATACAACTCGCTGTCGAGCCGCTACGGCTGGATCGGGCGCACCGCCGTGGTGACCCTCGACATCCTGCCGCACGGCACCGGCCAGGTGACCTTCCACGACCGCGACGGCGCCCGCATCACCCAGACGGCCTCTTCCGACCTGGGCGAGGGTGTGCCGAAGGGCACCACCGTCACCATCACGGAGCTCAGTTCCGGCGCAGTTGTGGTGCACCGCAACGCCTTCGCCGACTGA
- a CDS encoding CGNR zinc finger domain-containing protein produces MIPSVPPPGPSAVPAYAAVIRDFVNLRNIRDQRELLSGPEDLVEWLADHLGTPRRLELPPADFLVALGIREGLRDALERHSGEKRVDEGRVDGQRGDAGCMGGDRTIEGRVGEGRVGEACVGEGRAGGEFADEAALRLDEDLARIPLRLSMAGADGGMRLVAADDAPLTLALAPLLDAVRRCGESRVWRRLRICDRSGCRRAYYDGSRGLTRRWCPTGGCGNKVKMRRAYVVRKSLADQDTRQDWDAWGN; encoded by the coding sequence ATGATCCCCTCTGTCCCTCCTCCCGGCCCGTCGGCCGTTCCCGCGTACGCGGCGGTGATCCGGGACTTCGTGAACCTCCGGAACATCCGTGATCAGCGGGAACTGCTGAGCGGCCCGGAGGATCTCGTCGAGTGGCTCGCGGATCACCTCGGCACGCCGCGCCGTCTGGAGCTGCCCCCGGCCGATTTCCTGGTGGCGCTCGGGATCCGCGAAGGGCTGCGTGATGCACTGGAGCGGCACTCGGGCGAGAAGCGCGTGGACGAGGGGCGCGTAGATGGGCAGCGCGGGGACGCGGGATGTATGGGTGGGGATCGCACGATTGAGGGACGCGTGGGTGAGGGGCGCGTGGGTGAGGCGTGCGTGGGTGAGGGGCGCGCTGGTGGGGAGTTCGCGGACGAGGCCGCGTTACGGCTGGACGAGGATCTGGCGCGGATTCCGCTGCGGTTGTCGATGGCGGGGGCCGACGGTGGCATGCGGTTGGTGGCGGCTGACGACGCCCCGCTCACGCTCGCCCTGGCGCCGTTGCTCGACGCGGTGCGGCGGTGCGGGGAGTCGCGGGTCTGGCGCCGTCTCAGGATCTGCGACCGGAGTGGCTGTCGGCGCGCCTACTACGACGGCTCGCGCGGCCTGACCCGGCGTTGGTGCCCCACGGGCGGGTGCGGGAACAAGGTCAAGATGCGCCGGGCGTACGTCGTCCGAAAATCTCTGGCCGATCAGGACACCCGGCAGGACTGGGACGCCTGGGGTAATTGA